The Planctomycetota bacterium genomic sequence CCCGCGCGGCGCTTGCAGACAGGCATCGTCGCCTTGCTGGCCGGCAGCGGCCAGGAAGACGCCATGGACTACCTGCGGCGCTGCTTCGAGAAGCAGCCCGACCGCCGGCTTGATCTGGCGATGGGGCTGTCGCAACAGCCTGGCGGTGACAACTGGCCGCTGTTGATGCGCTCGCTGCCCATTCTGGAAGCCGGCTCGGCGCAGGAAGTATTGATGCAATTGACCTCCTGTCCCAAGAAGCCCGAGGACGCCGAAACGATGCGGCAAGCGATTTTGCTCGGCCTCCGTTTGGGCGAAGAAGGCAAGCTGCTGGTGCCGAAGCTGTTGGACCACTGGACTGATCAACAGCTTTGCCCGGCCGACGCCAAGTGGGACGAAGCGCTGGAAAAATGGCAGAAGTGGTTCGCGGCCACGTATCCCGAGCTGCCGGCGGCGGAGCTTCCGGCCGAGACGGACGGCAGCCGTTGGACCTACCAGGAATTGCTGACGGTGATCGACGGCGAGGCGCTGGAAGTGGCCGACGCGTCGTTGGGCGCGCTGGTCTTCGAGAAGGCGCAGTGCGCCAAGTGTCACCGCTATGCCGGTCGCGGCGAAGGAATTGGTCCCGACTTGTCGACCGTCAGCCAGCGGTTCCAAAAGAAGGAAATCCTCCGGGCGCTGCTGTTCCCGTCGGAAGTGATCTCCGATCAGTACGCCGGCAAGGTCGTGACCACCACGGCGGGCAAGACCTACACAGGCATCGTCGGCTCGGCCGGCACCCACACGCTGGTGGTGTTGCAATCGAACGGCCAGAAGGTAACCGTGCCGAAGGACGATGTCGAAGAGATGCAACTGGCCAAGAAGTCGATCATGCCCGACGGGTTGCTCGACAACTTAACCCAGGAAGAGATCGCGAACCTCGTCGCATACCTGACGAACAAGACGAGCAGCACGCCAGCCGACCTCTCGCGCCGCAAGAAAGCCGCCCCCGCCACGGGCCGGTAAGGTTACGCAGTGGGTAGCCGCGACAACTTGTTGTCGGGGCTGTCTAGCAGCAAGAGGCAAGCTCGCGCGAGATCGCGTCCTGTGACCGATCCCTCTGGTCGCTGACGCGACACCGACAACCAGTTGTCGGTGCTACCCACTCAGACAAGCCGGCGCTGTTCGCGAGCGCCGTGAATCACGCGCAACACTTCGATGCCCGTCGCTTCGGGTCGGAAATAGATCACGTAATTGCCGATGACGTGACGACGCACGAGTCCCAGTCGGCGAGCACGAAAGACGTGCCCCATTTCAGGCTGCGTGGCCAGCAGCGCGAACAGTCGTTCAACTTCATCAAGCCACGCCAGGGTAGCGCTAAGATTGTCGCGGGCGATGTACCTGACGATTTCGTCAAGGTCGCGATCAGCCGCATCGGCGCGACGTACCGTTGCCATCAGACGCGTTGTCCTGACGCAGCTGCCACTTCGCGTGCCAGTTGCCGAAGGCGTGCCCAGTCTTCGGAGGTCATCACGCGCGACTTGCCGGCGGCCGATTCAGCCAGCGCTTCATCGACCAAATCGGCATGTTCGTCGGGCACGAACTCGGGCGCTGGGTTCTTTTCGCGCAGCGCTTGAACCGCGGCATCGATCGCCGCTTCGACCGACGGGTAAAGCCCGCTGGCCACGGCCTGGGCCAGGTATTGTTCGTTCTGTGGTGAGAGCCCGTTCGACATGCTCTTCACCGTACCACGGCCGACGGTTGCGAACAAGAAAATTGAATGGTCGAAGCTCGTCAGTGTGCTTTGGGTGGCCGCGACAACTTATTGTCGGGGCTGCGTAGCAGCAAGAGGCGCACTCGCGCGAGATCGCGTCTTTGCACAGATCCCTCTTGTCGCTGACGCGACACCGACAACAAGTTGTCGGTGCTACCCGGTTGCTGCCTTTGTCTAATCGCTAGCCGCTAATTGCTAATCGCTTCGCGCTGTCTCAGCGCTTCATAGCACAACAC encodes the following:
- a CDS encoding type II toxin-antitoxin system RelE/ParE family toxin, coding for MATVRRADAADRDLDEIVRYIARDNLSATLAWLDEVERLFALLATQPEMGHVFRARRLGLVRRHVIGNYVIYFRPEATGIEVLRVIHGAREQRRLV